A DNA window from Pyrus communis chromosome 3, drPyrComm1.1, whole genome shotgun sequence contains the following coding sequences:
- the LOC137728440 gene encoding uncharacterized protein At4g26485-like, producing MEAVFGWGVEMKIKHYSSFHKIQLVGEGDFSFALCLATSFGSASNMVATSLDSRGVKVKYSKALKNLMELENMGCKVFHGVDVHTMLHRPRLTRMEFDRIVFNFPHAGYSNFCCSSEKKKHHLLLHQSLVKGYFKSSREMLTRSGEIHMTLKTSYPYTEWEIENLAEEAGLFLVKEEKEFSVGDYPGYLNKRGAGKCDAYFHVGEASTFRFAKRLYPPAASSFRPGALSISTWSDDKLISLALIWRA from the exons ATGGAGGCAGTGTTTGGCTGGGGTGTAGAAATGAAGATTAAGCATTACAGCAGCTTTCACAAGATACAGTTAGTAGGAGAAGGAGACTTCTCTTTTGCGCTTTGTTTGGCCACAAGTTTTGGGTCAGCTAGTAACATGGTTGCAACTTCTCTCGACTCACGAG GAGTTAAGGTGAAGTATTCAAAAGCTTTGAAAAACTTGATGGAATTGGAGAACATGGGATGCAAAGTATTCCATGGGGTAGATGTACACACCATGCTCCACCGCCCTCGACTTACGAGGATGGAGTTTGATCGGATCGTATTTAATTTTCCTCATGCTGGATATTCGAATTTTTGTTGTTCATCGGAGAAAAAGAAGCACCACCTTTT GTTGCATCAAAGTTTGGTGAAGGGGTACTTCAAGAGTTCAAGGGAGATGCTGACCAGAAGTGGAGAAATTCATATGACGCTCAAGACATCATATCCTTACACTGAGTGGGAAATAGAGAATTTAGCAGAAGAGGCTGGCTTATTTTTggttaaagaagaaaaagagttcTCAGTAGGGGACTATCCAGGTTACTTAAACAAGAGAGGTGCAGGGAAATGTGATGCATATTTTCACGTTGGAGAGGCGAGCACCTTCAGATTTGCCAAGCGCTTGTACCCTCCTGCTGCTTCCAGTTTCCGGCCCGGAGCCTTGAGTATTAGTACGTGGTCTGATGACAAGTTGATATCGCTTGCACTTATCTGGAGAGCTTAG